The sequence TGGCTTCGAAATCATCCCTCCAAACACTACTGTTCCGTTCATACAATTTGCCCAACACCGGTTTAGCATCCTCTGCCGTTTTTATGTCTTTAGCGCCATGCTCAAGTTTGTACATAGGATCATCGAAAAGCTTTTTTTGAACTTCTTTCGTTTCCGGCACAATCTGCTCGTTCTGTGTTGGATCCCATCGATTCTCTTGTCTCCTCGCTCCCGATACTATCACGTAGTCCAAATTAGCAGGATCTGTTTTAATTTCGAAGTGATTGTCACAAAGGTGACACTTCATCCGAAACTGGTAAACTGGTGTGGAATAGTACCTTAAATATTAGTATACAAAAGAAGTATTTTTGTAAACATTAAATTTTCTGTTAATGTCACTTACATTCCAATTTTGGTCTTTTCCGCATTGTATCGAACGCCCATGCCAATATGATTCTTGCAACCATCGCACCAAATGTTATAGGGCATCTCGAATCGGATGATGataattcccagatgaattttgCGGGCCCGCTCCCGCAGTGCATGTGTGCCGTGCCATTTGTTTAAACTGCCCACCTTGGGGTCGTAATCCGGTGGGTAGTAGTGGTTCTGTCCCTTGCGTTCACCCATAGCGGATCAGGCtaaaaaattagcaaaaaaaaggaTTGTATCAATTTGCattatacaaaaaataatatgtgGAATAGAGTTGAGAATTTGGGCTCATCTAACTAAACCTGTCACATAATGAGCatatgcacaaatcgagttttgaAACTTAGTAGGAGatctgttccgttttccatctaactgaacatatattcatcccatcacaaaacaaagaaatacagcaccaatctcgtcgtttctttttgctaacatgcgtgctcactgaataaaataacaaaaaacaaatcaaattccttgctttgttttttatgggatgaagtgctgaGCTGTTCCCCTATTAAAAAATAGATGTCTAACGTACAGTTACAGAGCTCGATGATTGATGCTTTTTACTAACACTGCACACATGTACCCTGTTTATAGGAAAAGATGTAAACGTGACATTAACTACCATCGAGGCATAACATCGATAGTGCCTTATCAAAAAAGGAGCGTGATCGATCCAATGGATTCGCTTGGTAAACAGATCATTTGCTTAGAGTGTAGCAAGGGctgaagagaaacgaatccactgCAGAAAAAAGGCAACGCGAAGAGAGTGTGaaagctgaagcgcaggagaacatggatagaaatgatatgcggaggttttacgcaactgtcaatggtgcGCGGTCTTGTGCAatatgaccgagaggggaatttgctgacagacaagactatggtggcaacTAGGGgtaaggagcacttcgaagatttgttgaacggtgaaaataaaggTGTATTAAgcagcaggatggacatagtcggcgactgtcaagctgtggaaccataaacgctggacgaggtaaagaaggctctaaacgagctgaaaaacagtaaagctgctgggaagcatgagatcccggtcgagcttctcaaacacggaagggagcagctgcatcaatcgatcCATCACATTATCCACAAAATATGGAAGGATAAAGAACTGCCTGCGGGCTGGTTGGATGGCATCATGTGCCCAAGCTATAAGAAAAAGCACATGtaagagtgtgccaattacagaggggtcacccttctgaactcgacgTACAAACTTCtatcgcgtatcctgtttaacaaaCTGAAACcccttgaggagtccttcgtcggcgaatatcaGGCAGGTtgtcgtgagggccgatcaatgtTTAGCCTGcaaatgatccttgataaattccggcgTACGATTCACTTTTCGTACATGGTTTTCcaacgaaactgattagactgatacgtacATCCAGGGTTGAAATATGTCATTGCAGTAAAAAACGTGGATCTCAGCATATTCACTGGTCAATCTCATCGCCAGCACCAACCATTCAATTTACCATTCAACCcaacacaagtcgctctgacaggctgctcagcaCTCCTTTGTAATGAGTAACGCATATCGGCGCTAGTTAATTGGACTGACGTTGCCCATTGCTGATTCTCTTCGTGAGTGATCGTTGCAAGGACTCTTCGTGACTATCGTTGTTGAGTTGGACTGAGCTGGTTCTCCGGCGTTCTCGATTACCAACAAGCCTAGATTTTGACGTTGCCTTCTCCGAGTTGCCTCGCAACACATTCCACGAATCGACGGTATTGGTTGCGACAACCTAGATTCATCGTTGTTTCGACAGATGCAGCTACATCGAACGGCGCTCATCGTACGTAGTAGAGAAATGATACTTTCAGATTCCTTTGAGCTCAAAGTAGGAAAAGtccacacacttaaaataaatcgccgaattcggtaaaattttaccgaaatctcaacagcagaactgttcggtaaataatttaactgattttcggtgattttgacagttgagcaatggaaaaaattacaaaagatctgtaaaataaattaccgaacagttctgctgttgagatttcggtaaaatttaccgaatacggtgaaatgagttaagtgtgcacCCCAGAAAAATGTATAAAACAAATGTAGGAAATCCTAATACAAGCATGCTGTCTTTTACAATGTGTCAATTGATTTTCGaacctttatttttttttaagtccATTCGGACACCTGTTCGCTTTCGTTTGGGTTGTTCAGATTCAGAGACAATCGAGTGTTTGAGCCACTTAGTAAACTCGCCCTAGAACAGAGTCTTATAGACGGATCTGCTTGTGCACAACACAAACGTTTCAACTATTTAAAAACCGAataagtgctgcacgtgtggaCCGGCCTGACGTACAGTTACAAATATAACATGGACATAGTTGATATCGTTACCcattaaaggccagtatcgacttaaaaagtagagaggttacggaattttgttcaatattaccaagagaaattttgacaactgatttgCATGGAgaaaattgtcacttttacttacggaataatcgaacagaacattttttcgaaagtaaagtgacagctcccattactttgcgtgggaaccttacaaatgccaattttgttttttgttcttttcatgtggatactgttgtaagaattttgtttcgaatctttacttttccgattcagtgaacggaaattaacatgtgattgaaatagaaaaagaaatttcttttgaacacgatacaaaCCTTAACATCGAGTTCTTCgaacctgggtgctgcggatagagccgcttttgtgcgctcaagcgagttgagggatattttgaaatcactcccataaacaaaattattttgcagttacttggctgtcaaacatttcccgctcttcgaatttctctttccacgctgcatgagggcgcacaaaggcgctagactctacatgacgttacgattgtttacatacattcatgctccaataagctgctgaatctcgtgaaatttcgtaacgagtgctttttagttgcattcctactaattttccactcgaaatataatgtgggaatatttgttacaaagaataaaaaactcaaacaaagtttattttgattttctccccaaataataacaatacttctcaatattagatcagaaacgaacataaccacaatcttcaatgtttggctccggcacaatagaaaattttggcttcagtttgacaaccaaatcgattctatccgcaccacccagcttCGAACAATGCATATCTATGGTAAAACAGTTACCTCAATCTTTATCAATGAAGTTTACAGTCTACGAACCATTATCAATGTAATACTGATGAAATCTTTCCTCCTacaatgtatgaagaaaatcgttttttcttACGGTTAACATTATTAACAATCCATTGCTCATACAGTCCGGTCTACGAAAACCGTAGccactacccaagtaaccactaAGCAGTTAAAAATTACATCAATTCGGTTCTATAGTCGCATTAAAGACATGGTCGATAGTGCTGATAAGATCTATATTGAACTTGAGTGCTGCTCAAAAGCCGCTTCTGGCAATTGAGATTCTCactggcgataaaaggaaaacaaacactcctagatagtgcaactcagcaaatattgggtaaaaatgagtatatttccatatattttttgactcttttgaaatcattgtgatgacccgatcatttttgaggttatgagcagaaggaaaacaaacatgtttttacacatgacgaattgcacattagtgtgcgagcgctaaacgtcactcatctctatataTTCTATACTATACTATTTTCCATGTCTATGCGTGAATGTCAAACTATTTAGACGagttggaaaacgaaaaaaattaaagaaaaatatttatttactgCTGGGAGGGGTTAATAAACAAAATGATTCtgtttagaaaattattttgagctttttagtagaatgtctttacttgtcataagacgagtttgtacaatcccatttaattccaccacttaattgtaattgtattgacagatacgtatttggacctcaacagtaaggtcgtcttcagtgtctcgtacttgactcaacttgaagaaaatgatcgcagcttactcTACTTTTGCTATGCGTAGTTACACTAACTTATCTAGGTacatttactacggtgcttacttctactcgcttgttgcgcttaatgcttaggtataaacttgaagaaatggtagctcctggctctccTGCTGCTTGAGGTTCATACTGCCAATAAGCACTTGAAAAACATATAAATAGAACTTATAAGCACTGAAATGCTGTTATATGGTACAAATGTGGAATAACGGTTACCTGGGTATGGTCAAAACGTTATCAGACTACAGTGCGATTATGTTCTAGTACCATTACCATTATGGCTCAACGTTAAACGTAAACAGTTCTAATGATGGTTTGGCTATCGTTTTGAACAGAGTGTATGTTAtcaagagtggcgacatgtgccgcatttcacaggtctcctgctcgtttggaacacgattttgtatcgaaatgacagatgaattttgttccaattctgacactgtCGCCAAACTCTGGTTTGGTTGGAGTTATGCGGGTACTGAACGATGTATAATATTTTCGAGGGTTTGTCTGTGTAGGGCCAAACAAGGTGACAAACATTTGTATGCATAAGAACGATTTTCTATGTTAAATATTTTCGACTACGAAGTACCGAACCCATTGGCAAGGCGAAGATTTTTACGTTTATCGAAAACATTTTTACAAAATGTTTGTCTAGCCGGTATAACCGccagaaattcattagattgcACTTCTCAACTTCATGTTAGCTTCTTATGAATCTTATGAAGTAAATCTTACCTCATATGCTTGTCCAAATCACAGAAAAAACGAGTTTAACTGAATGATTAGTCTTGTTTACGTTTTTCACAGCTCCGATTCAGAACAGTTCCAACCAAATAATATCGCATGTCAACCGACCGACAGCACCAACTATATTGTTTTGATTAGAGCGCCGGCGCGCCCATCGGTTTTGACAGATAGGGAGAAAAACTCCACGAGCACACGTCGTCGTTGTCGTGTTCCACTCACTGCCATCAGCGCGGATTTTCCCATTCAGCAAACACGCGAAATTCCCCGCgattttatttattggaaataagaagtgaatatTTCGTCATTCTATATTCTGGATACGAAGAAGTAACAGTGAGTGCAAATTTCTACGATGATAATCTATACGAACGCCGGAAATCCTTTTGGATTGAAGTTGCTGATTTGTGCCAAATTGGCCAAGAAGGAGGTTCAGGTTAAAACAATTTCTTTAAATGGTATGTATTTTGCGGGGTTACGGCGAGGTCATTGTAAACATTCCTCAAAAATCATTTCTTTTTAAATACCTACATTTACCTTTGAAAGGATCGTATTACAGAGCAAACAATTGAAATAGTGGATTTTGAAAATCCTATGAAATGTTCACACCAATAGTAACTTTGAGGTTTTTTTCCGCTGTATACGGATTGATCCTATTTACATAAGGCATATTTTTTGTCATTACCAATTCTAAGGTTTTTATTTCTACGTTGCATTTCgagtaaatttttaaaatgatatttagacaaatatttaaaaaatgttttacatAAACCTAccctaatgttttttttttcttcaattgcaGATGCCGAGCTGAAGGAGATGAAACATCTGCCGATTCTGCAGCTGGAGAGCGGAGTGCAGCTCTTTTCCACGGACGTGGCAGTCAAGTATCTGCTGCAGGGCGAGGCACCCGTTATCCAGCGGGACGAATGGTTGGAGTGGTCCACGACTCGTTTGGCACCGGCCCTCACGCATAATATGGCCGTGGGAAACCGCCAGGATCCGAACACTAAACCAATCCTGAACTCGCTAGTCAAGTTCTTGGATGATTGCTTGAGCAAGAACACGTATCTGACTGGGGAGAAGCTGACGTCGGCCGATATTTCCGTTTGGAGTCTATTGGCCCCAGATGGCACGCTCAAAGGAGCGCAAAATATtgataatctgttgagatggtATAGAGTGATCAATGCCATGCCGGAAGTGAAGGCGGCTTTGGAAGAGTTGCCGCTTAAGGAACTAAGTTTTGCTTCGTTGAAACATTCGAATCGGTTTGAAGGACTGCATCATATCGTGTTGGATCCGGAGATTATCGATTTCGAAGGTCAAGTTTTGGTAGACAGTTCGGACAACATTGCCGCCACCGTCCAGAAGGAGGAAATCCAAGCAGCAAAGGACTCATTCGTCGTCATTAAAGAGAGGGACGTCCTGGACGAAAAAGTTGTTCTGCCGAAGGCCGGTCAGAAGAACAATTTGATCACTTCCGCCTTACCGTACGTGAACAACGTACCGCATTTGGGTAACATTATTGGGTGCGTTCTGTCGGCGGACGTGTTCGCACGGTACTCTCGGCTTTGTGGGTACAACACGTTGTACATCTGCGGTACGGATGAATACGGAACGGCAACGGAGACAAAAGCCTTGGCTGAGAAGCTCACTCCCAAGCAGATTTGCGACAAGTATTTCGAGATCCATAACTCGATCTATCGCTGGTTCGGAATTGGGTTCGATTACTTCGGCAGGACAACCACAGCCGAACAGACTCAGATTGTTCAGGATATGTTTAAGGAGCTGTATGCCGGAGGATACATTGAGACCCGTGCGGTTGATCAACTATTGTGCCAGAAATGTGAGCGTTACCTGGCGGATCGTTTCGTTGAAGGTACCTGTCCCTATGCAGGATGTGGCTACGAGGATGCTCGTGGTGATCAATGCGATGCTTGCggaaaacttatcaacgccaTTGAGTTGGTTCGCCCACGTTGCAAGGTTTGTAACACTTCTCCTATTATTCGTCAGTCCAGTCAGTTCTTTTTGGATCTGCCGAAAATCGAACCAAAATTACGTGAGTGGGTCGACAAGGCCGAGCATGGTTGGACCCACAACGCTAGAGTGATTACCCGAGCCTGGTTGAAGGAAGGTTTGAAGTCTCGCTGCATCACCAGAGATCTAAAGTGGGGTATTCCAGTTCCCTTGGAAGGATATGAAGATAAAGTGTTCTACGTGTGGTTCGATGCTCCGATCGGCTATATTTCCATTACCAGTCGCTATAGTAAGGAATGGAGACAGTGGTGGCAACCGAGTCCAGAAGCTAAGGTCGATCTGTATCAATTCATGGCCAAGGACAACGTTCCATTCCATTCGGTTATGTTCCCAGCTAGCTTAATCGCCATCGACAAGGGCTATACACTGGTTTCCCACATCATGGCCACAGAATACCTCAACTATGAAGATGGTAAATTTAGTAAAAGTCGCGGTATTGGGGTTTTTGGTAACGACGCACACGACACTGGAATTCCAGCTGACGTCTGGCGTTTCTACCTTTGTTCCTCACGCCCAGAAGGTCAGGACTCTAGCTTCAGTTGGAACGACCTGGCCGCTCGCAACAACAACGAACTGCTCAAGAATGTAGGAAACTTTGTCAACCGGGCTCTcgtattttgtgaaaaatattTCGATTCAACCATTCCGCCGCTGGTGCTTAATGACGAAGACTACACGCTgctcgctttgatcaaccgtgagCTTAAGGGATATGTCCACCAAATGGAAAAAGCTCGTTTACGAGATGGCATCCGTCACTTGCTTGCAATCTCCCGTTACGGCAACCAATTGATGCAAGCCGAAGAACCATGGGTCTTGGTCAAGGGAACAGACGATCAAAAGACCCGCGCCGGAACCGTCATTGGTTTGTGCTGTAATCTCGCCTGTCTCCTGGCGACTCTTATCTTCCCATTCATGCCATCCACATCACGCAATCTCTATTCCCAACTAAACATCAGCACAAGTCATCTAGACTCGGACAAACCGCAACTGCGAATCCTCCTTCCGAGCGGTCACAAAATCGGTAAACCAGCGGTCCTATTCAACAAGATCGACCAAGCAAAGGTCGATGAGCTGAAAAAGAAATACGCCGGAGCCCAGCAACAACCAACCCAGCCCGTCAAGTCTCCTTCGAACAAGCTTTTCACCTCCTTGGTTGAAGCTCAGAAAGCCGTTGACGAACAGGCCGCCAAGGTACGCAAAATCAAATCAACCGGAGCGGACAAGAGCGTCTGGCAACCCGAGGTTAATATTCTGCTCGAACTGAAGAAGCAGCTGCAAACACTCAGCCAGCCGAGAACATCAGAGAGCACCAGTGTCTCGTCGTCAGCCGAATCCGCTGCCAATCCAGCACCGACGAACCAAGAAACGGTCGAATCATTGGAAGCGGAAATTGCTAAACAGGGTGAGAAGGTTCGCACCCTCAAAGGGAATGGTTCGGATAAGTCCGTTTGGCAGCCGGAGGTCAATGTGTTGCTCGCTTTGAAGGAAAAACTCACTAAATTGACCGGGGTCGCTCCGGCAGCTAACACCGGTggcaagaagaaaaataaaaaataaatcgctCGAATTTGGAACGTACtaattgaaaattatattcTAATCAATCACCAAGCTTTGCTTTTGTAATAGTAAAACTATATCCAATATTGTGTTAACtatgaattaaataaaaaaagcaATAGTCTTTATGATTCAATGGTATTTGATAGTTTTGTCTTTTATTTACAGCTGTATGTACCCGACCTTGCCCGGAATTGCAAGGCTAAATTCGTAGTAATAGTTAAtgatacaattttaaaatgaaggTCATTTGAGGATAAGGACACAGTTGCTGGTTAAAGATCATCCAGCGATGAAAAAattgcataaattgcgatgaCTAAACTTTCCTATTGCAAAATTGTCCGATTTCTAAAGAATACCCTTTTCCCAGATGGCCGACCCACCCATCTATAATAGTCTCATTAAGATAGACGaaaccaagtaaaaataagaagaagacacacgacggtgttaactttgacagatcttaCAGTACAGCATAGGCGGATAATcttaaaatgcttataaacaATTCTAGATAAAATGTAATgaaaatctgattgaagtagagggaatgatggctttggcaggttttgttctattattgccaGGGGGGTGGCGGGGGGGTGGGTtaatgactgattatgctcaaatttggcctaaacattctttgcatatcaaagaatattgtggccaaatttcataaaatttggtcgacaaaaaccccctgacaacaatagaacaaaacctgccaaagccgtcttttcccctatgttACGGAAAAAGTAAAGATACAtagatagatacatttttggaaaatatttaaaaaaaattgagataagcttttggatatgtaattcagaactttttccgtattgtacatcaatcagattgctcacattgctgaacgccgcctacaaggtactctccaaaattttatgccgtcgactagcaccaattgcaagggagttcgtggggcgggttttatgggcgaacgctccaggtgttcgccattcgccaagtactgcagaaatgccgcgaatacaacgtgcccacacatcatctattcatcgactgcaaagccgcatatgatacaatcgatcgggaccagctatgacagataatgcacgaacacggttttccgaataaactgacacggttgatcaaagcgacgatgtatcggatgatgtgcgtagttcgagtttcaggggcattctccagggttacggcaaggtgatggtctttcgtgtctgctattcaacatcgctttggaaggggtaatacgaagagcagggattaacacgagtggtacaattttcaataagtccgtccagctatttggcttcgccgacgacatagatattatggcacgtaactttgagaagatggaggaagcctacatcagactgaaaagggaagccaaACGGATCGGAATAgttatcaacacgtcgaagataaAGTTCTAATATGTACCTTAATTGGAGTAAACCAATTTCAGCGTGTATGCGCTATAAACTATTTTATAGTTATCGATTTGCCAAAGAATGCATAAAATAAACAGACCGACGACTGTCGGTCTCTTTCGTTATCCAGACATCAAGCTAGTAAAACGTCTCTCTAGCAAGCTCCGAAACTACCTAAAACTAATCAAGTAATAT comes from Armigeres subalbatus isolate Guangzhou_Male chromosome 2, GZ_Asu_2, whole genome shotgun sequence and encodes:
- the LOC134213663 gene encoding methionine--tRNA ligase, cytoplasmic — protein: MIIYTNAGNPFGLKLLICAKLAKKEVQVKTISLNDAELKEMKHLPILQLESGVQLFSTDVAVKYLLQGEAPVIQRDEWLEWSTTRLAPALTHNMAVGNRQDPNTKPILNSLVKFLDDCLSKNTYLTGEKLTSADISVWSLLAPDGTLKGAQNIDNLLRWYRVINAMPEVKAALEELPLKELSFASLKHSNRFEGLHHIVLDPEIIDFEGQVLVDSSDNIAATVQKEEIQAAKDSFVVIKERDVLDEKVVLPKAGQKNNLITSALPYVNNVPHLGNIIGCVLSADVFARYSRLCGYNTLYICGTDEYGTATETKALAEKLTPKQICDKYFEIHNSIYRWFGIGFDYFGRTTTAEQTQIVQDMFKELYAGGYIETRAVDQLLCQKCERYLADRFVEGTCPYAGCGYEDARGDQCDACGKLINAIELVRPRCKVCNTSPIIRQSSQFFLDLPKIEPKLREWVDKAEHGWTHNARVITRAWLKEGLKSRCITRDLKWGIPVPLEGYEDKVFYVWFDAPIGYISITSRYSKEWRQWWQPSPEAKVDLYQFMAKDNVPFHSVMFPASLIAIDKGYTLVSHIMATEYLNYEDGKFSKSRGIGVFGNDAHDTGIPADVWRFYLCSSRPEGQDSSFSWNDLAARNNNELLKNVGNFVNRALVFCEKYFDSTIPPLVLNDEDYTLLALINRELKGYVHQMEKARLRDGIRHLLAISRYGNQLMQAEEPWVLVKGTDDQKTRAGTVIGLCCNLACLLATLIFPFMPSTSRNLYSQLNISTSHLDSDKPQLRILLPSGHKIGKPAVLFNKIDQAKVDELKKKYAGAQQQPTQPVKSPSNKLFTSLVEAQKAVDEQAAKVRKIKSTGADKSVWQPEVNILLELKKQLQTLSQPRTSESTSVSSSAESAANPAPTNQETVESLEAEIAKQGEKVRTLKGNGSDKSVWQPEVNVLLALKEKLTKLTGVAPAANTGGKKKNKK
- the LOC134213664 gene encoding coiled-coil domain-containing protein 130 homolog; the encoded protein is MGERKGQNHYYPPDYDPKVGSLNKWHGTHALRERARKIHLGIIIIRFEMPYNIWCDGCKNHIGMGVRYNAEKTKIGMYYSTPVYQFRMKCHLCDNHFEIKTDPANLDYVIVSGARRQENRWDPTQNEQIVPETKEVQKKLFDDPMYKLEHGAKDIKTAEDAKPVLGKLYERNSSVWRDDFEANSRLRAEFRSAKKQIKQQDDKDKVLLAKSSLDIALLPESDNDRRMAALMRLHSAKSIAEKDQDRRFAIINRPALPSTSTGDKSKVKVVNAKLDAKNLGIVKRAATPTAAALTLTGAEGKTDLSGVSDAMVKKPKLLLCDYSSGSSDSD